GGAATGAGATATATGTTTTGGGTCGTGTGTTTTgttctgttctgtgttttggttgTCTGTTGGCTGGTGTATTGAGGGGCGTATGTTTCAAGTTATTAGGCAATCAGTCGAaagtatatacatgtatataaaataTCCAAATACACACatagtaaggctgttaacagcctgcatttgtgggaggggcgtctggctatttatccccctacctgccgctcagccaggcgcctgagcctcacgcccctccctcccacccTTTTTCTCAAAGCTCCCtttcaggtatgcccccttttttcactggtgtacccgcgcccgtggctcccggcacaattcagccactatgttcagggcaggtttctctgcgtgtgccgacgttgtcctagccctgaccataaatatatatatatatatatatatatatacacatatacatacatacatacatgtacatatacatacacacacacacatatatacatacatgtacaCGCGCTCAACAGCATATAATGGTCTCAGTGTGTTCTAGTGTCATGGCGTTATTATTGGCCTGTTGACATGAAGTGTTCTTCTTTGCAGACATATATGGTGGTCAGCAGTATATTGGGGTTTGATTGTAATGAGGACTAATATAGTTGAGGTGGTAATGGGCCATCTGGGTAGTGTTTGTGGCAGGTGACCTTGCGTTGTTGAGGCTGCTGGTATCGCAGGAGGATTGGTGCTTACCTGGTTGATGAAGCTGGAGAGTGTCCTGTAGTGGCGGCGCTGTTGTGCTTGCTGCACGTGCGATGTGCAGTGTGAGAAAGCGCGCTTCTTTCAAAGTTTTAAAGCGGGGCTGGGAGGGAGGGGGCGTGGCATGGCAGGGGTGTGTCAGTGAGGGGGCCGGCCGCTGGTGTCGGAGGCTGGGGAGCCCGGCTGATGTCGACAAGATATGTTCCGCTGTTGCAGGGGCTATTATGGCCGGGAGGTATAGTCACCGGGGTAGCTGGAGAGGGTATAGTCTTGGCTGAAATGGCTGGGAAGGTATAATGGTGTTGGGGCTATATGATGGTGGTGCCCAGAATTTTAAGGGTGCCAATTGATTGAAGGGATATGAGTAAAGATAAAGGTGATGATAATGATAAATGTGGAAATTAATGTGGGGAAATAATAATAGTGATACTACtactacaaaataaaataaaaaatattaataatgagAATGAAAAGTAATAAATGTTAATGATGGAAATAAAGTGATGAAAATATAATTGAAATAGAATTGTGTGATATGAAATGAAAGTAGaagataataaataataatgatgggtGGACTAtaactgaaataaaaataaaaataacaagaaaaaattataaaaataaatataaataaatctaaaaataacgataaataaataaagataaaaataacaaTAAGGGTGGAAACGTGCATGAGGATAAgcatgttatattaatcgcatcgcaatttcagcttcgcactgctatattccatatatgtgcattttacgaaatttcctactattgctctaacttcgtcttttagaataatacaaatattctaaaagacgaagttagagcaatattacgaaatttcgtaaaatacacatatatattgtaatttagctaatatactgctatattaactttttttaacagtgtacatattttacaaagcttaagttcagaagagggaaaaaaaatgaaagaaaaaaaaaatgattatagcactatattagctaaattacaatatatatgtgtattttacgaaatttcgtaatattgctctaacttcgtcttttagaatattcgtaatattctaaaagacgaagttagagcaatagtacgaaatttcgtaaaataccattgccttatactaatatactagaaaaatcgcaacatgcgattaaaataatcgcatattattcgcgaaaattgaaataattacgaatattcgatttcgacgaatataacacgaatattcactcgaatattcgcgatatatcgcgaaatcgaatatggcacctctcgctcatcactatcagGGACAGTGAAAAGTCACAATCAAGCTTGTATTCTACTGCCAGTGACAGAGAAGGgaagagcagtgatggccagttcgcatagttcgcccgcaaacacatgcgaGGTGCCattttttctcacaagtccggcgctgcacaggtaagcccttacctgtgcctgtgcgcgagccggtctgaaaacaaatgcggtcaccgggagcaggcagttccgagaacagcccgatgaaggcccccggcggctgttctcggagtttgcatttcatttcagaccggctcgcggcccaggcacaggtaagggcttacctgtgcagcgccggacttgtgagaaaaaatGGCACCTCGCATGTATCTGCGGGCGAActatgcgaactggccatcactgctcttcCCTTCTCTGCCACTGGCAGTAGAATACAAGCTTGATTGTGACTTTTCactgtccctgactccctaagatcatTTTCCTGGCAGACACGGACACCCAACCACTCTCATTCACAGCCCCCCACACAATGACTTTCTGCTCGTTCTGccagggcacctccctgcctgctgcagagCTATTTGGCTTATCCAGGCTGTCTGTTGGCAAACCTCCCTCCCCTCTTCCTATCggggtcatgtgagaacccttcttcctccctagtgattTTTCCCGCTGatatgtgcagtaaaatggcgcTATGTGCTGTTTTACTGGATTTGTtctaaaataacctgaaaaagttTGGGTTGGTCTGTCAGCCTAAATTTTGCAACGTTCATAACGAACcggtttgcttatctctaatacaGATGAAATATAATTAGTATTTTACCTCAGATTCTGCAGGTTATGTAATCCTGGAGCAAGTCTTTCTAATCCTTCATAGTCTAATGAACATCCACGTAGATTGAGGTCTTctatatttgtgcaggtgtccaGAATAAACCTTAACACTGTGCAGTTTAGAGCCGACATACGAACATTGGAAAAGTCAAGACTTCTGTGTGATTGTAATGATTCCAGCACCAGAGCCTTATTCCGGGATTCATACAGATAGAAAAATGTACTGAGAAGATGTCGCTTGTTATCCAACATCCACTGATCTTCTAGATTGAACTCATTTAGCCAAGTGATGACATCTATAGATGTCTGAGCTGCTTGTCTGTCCAGGTATCCAGTTAGCATTGACCTGGTGGAGCCATCTGATAGACCACACAGGAAACGGAGGAACATCTCACCTCGTCCATCAGGATAGGATTTGGCATCTTTTAGTGATTTCTGTAACTTTTCAGGAGAATAGTCCACATAATGCACCAAGGCAGAGAAGAATTCCTGAACAGTGAGATGTAAGAAGGAATAGGACACAGGTTCCTCCGATTCCATCAGAAAACTTGATAAGAGCTTTGACGTATTGTCCACATGAAAACAGTCCAGATCTCGGTCATCAAAGATAATCCTGTGATTCATGACTCCATGTTCTGCCATCCATCCGATGGACTGCAGGATCTTCTGAGCGTCACTTTTGTCCAGGCAATGATTGGACAGGATGTTGGCGACAAATATCGCAAAGAGCTGGGTGACGGTTTTGGGTAATAATGACACCGGCTGATCACTACTTGTTGGCTGGAAGCTCCTGGATAATACAGTACAGGTGATCCAGCAGTAGGACGGGAGGTAACAGAACGTGTACAGGGTGTCATTCTGCTTCACATAATTAAAAGCCTTTTCTGCCAGTTCAGGGTCGGGGAAGAAGTTTTGAAAGTACATCCGTCGTTCTTCTGGTAAAAACCCAGTAATTTCCACTATTCTCTGGAAAACTGTACAATCAATTGATGCCAGTCTGGTTGGGCGACTGGTCATTAGGACAGAACAACCATCAAGAAGAGACTTTCTCACCAAACTAACCACAATCTGACCACAAGGTTCAGGCAGTTTAGGATTAGAGCCCAAGTGACGTGATGAGAAATCCATGTTATGACGACTTTCATCTAAACCATCAAATATAAAGAGAAGTTTTTCTGGTTCCTGTAGGATGTTACTAAGCTGCTCCTCCAGATATGGGTACTGATGAAGGATTAGAGTCTCCAGACTAACTTTATCCAGTCTGTTGAGTTCTCGGAAtttgaagaaaaagacaaaggagAATCTTTGATAGAGATCCCCCTTCACCCAGTCATAGACAACCTTCTGCATCAGTGTGGTCTTCCCTGCACCAGGCACTCCGCTCACCATTACCATACGTGGCACAAGTCTGGATCGGTGGCACCAGCGGAACAGTTTGTTGCGGGAAATGTGTAGTAATTGGTTTTGTTTTCTCTTTAAGTATTCCTCATGTTTTACCCCGGTCTCTATGAGCTCATTCTCAGAGCGTTTTCTGAAGTGATCAGTGGAGACAATGATGAGGTTGACATAACGTGTAGAGAATGGAAAACTCTCCTCTCGCTGGTCACATCTTGGAGGTTTGTTCTCTAGAAGTTTCTCAGTTCTTTCATGTAAATGTTTCTTGTGACGGATCTGGAATTCTATagaaaataggaaaataaaaggtgaagaTAAGAAGCTGAAACAGAACTAAATATCTAGATGAAGAAATGGCAGATATCTGTACATTGCTGAACTTTCCAGCTCTTCTTGTCCACGTGACTTTTCTAGACACATTGGAGCGGATTTACTAATAGTGTCTGAAAGGAAGACAGTGTGAACTAAGACCAGACCGACAGACactgctccagatttatcacacaGACTGACACTGGATGATACATCTAGATAATAACTTTacacaacaccaagggcaccacaAACCAGAGAGACCCCAAACCAGGGTTTGCCACGTGGGGGACAAAGGGTGATCTATTCACTGTGCACGGTCCAATGAGTACCAGGGAGGACCATAGCCACCGTGAGTACTAGTACCACCATCACACACACATTCTCACCTTAGGCCCGGGCCACCGCTGCATGTTACTAACTAGAATACTAGGTGTGGTGGTGCTGTACGGTGTAATTTACACGAAATGCaggcagcatgtcatagagcaggaggagctgagcagattggtgtatagtttatgggaaaagatccAGTAAAACTtgtactttatttattaaaagcagcactgtcagcatgatcaaccctactaaaccagacgtagtgcctggtagggttgatcattctgatacaaattatatttttttaggtaTTAATAATGCATAGAAATCATTACTTttgtaaatatgcaaattacttggTGTTTGGAACACGGAGGGGTGTGCTTTAGCGTTATAAGCCCCCCTGTTGCGCTGAACACTGCACCCTGACATTTCACTGATAGAGGAAGACACCTTATCTTTCCCCGTCTTCTGCACCTGAGCACTACCTCCAAATGTCTGCGCCTGTACTACAGCTGTGCCGCTGCTTACCGAGCATTTCATATCCATACCGCACAGGAGCCGATGACCTCATTTAACCCAGAAGCGATCCTCCTGtgtctcagtgactgacagccgtccctctatgaggaggtgaatataattaggacctgacctgggtaaggtaattttactagtttatttacaaatgcctatccaggcaatagaacctgtcttgacccaggtataaattaATACTTGACTTTTATTTGAATACAAGTTAAAACATAAATGCTAAGTGTGTGCGAGGTGCAATCTTTAATTGAACTTAAACAGAACCAAAAATTTaaggggtgttaaaaacacagtacacCACTTCACTGGTAGGTGTATTGCTTTGACAATTAGGCGGGGTGAAGAGATGTGCACAATCTCTCACCCTTACCACTGTAAGGGCAGAACACTACCGTACCACCGTCCGCGGTGACTCTGCCAGTTGAGAATGGTTGTGATAACAGCCATATAGAGTGGTGGGAGAAATGGCAATATCAACCCACTATGTGAATGGCGCATAAAGCGTCTCAGTTGATCTCAGACTGGGATTAGTGGCAACTAACACCACAACACGGACTCGGTGCACAGTAGCCAAAACTACAACTAATTTGATTGCTAAACCAAACCAAGCAACGTCGGCCTGCCTGACCGCTAGTTGCTGGTTAACAGTGGAGTGGTGCACAGCGATTAAAAActaacactgccccccgacatgtttcaccggtattctggcttcttcaggggttaaTGCGCAGCCATGAGTGACCCCGGCCACCTGGAGGTTTAAATAGTGTGtaaacaggggcgtaactagaagtgactgggccccacagcaaatatttataagggcccccccccagcgcgcttcgcacctccctcctcctgtgtaaaccccactccgttggcacagtgtagcggtatactgtatattgtgtggcacagtgtagaggtatactgtatattgtgtggcacagtgtagcggtatactgtatattgtgtggcacagtgtagaggtatactgtatattgtgtggcccagtgtagcggtatactgtatattgtggggcacagtgtagcggtatactgtatattgtgtggcacagtgtagcggtatactgtatattgtgtggcacagtgtagcggtatactgtatattgtgtggcacagtgtagcggtatactgtatattgtgtggcacagtgtagaggtatactgtatattgtgtggcacagtgtagaggtatactgtatattgtggggcacagtgtagaggtatactgtatattgtggggcacagtgtagaggtatactgtatactgtgtggcacagtgtagaggtatactgtatactgtggggcacagtgtagaggtatactgtatattgggtggcacagcgtagaggtatactgtatattgtgtggcacagcgtagcggtatactgtatattgtgtggcacagcgtagcggtatactgtatattgtggggcacagcgtagcggtatactgtatattgtggggcacagcgtagcggtatactgtatattgtggggcacagcgtagcggtatactgtatattgtgtggcacagcgtagaggtatactgtatattgaggggcacagtgtagcgtatactgtatattgaggggcacagtgtagaggtatactgtatattgtgtggcacagtgtagcggtatactgtatattgtgtggcacagtgtagaggtatactgtatattgtgtggcacagtgtagaggtatactgtatattgtgtggcacagtgtagaggtatactttatattgtggggcacagtgtagcggtatactgtatattgtgtggcacagtgtagcggtatactgtatattgtggggcacagtatagaggtatactttatattgtggagcacagtatagaggtatactgtatattgtgtggcacagtgtagaggtatactgtatattgtgtggcacagtgtagaggtatactgtatattgtgtggcacagtgtagaggtatactgtatattgtggggcacagtgtagcggtatactgtatattgtgtggcacagtgtagaggtatactgtatattgtggggcacagtgtagaggtatactgtatattgtggggcacagtgtagcggtatactgtatattgtgcggcacagtgtagcggtatactgtatattgtgcggcacagcgtagcggtatactgtatattgtgcggcacagcgtagcggtatactgtatattgtgcggcacagcgtagcggtatactgtatattgtgcggcacagcgtagcggtatactgtatattgtggggcacagcgtagcggtatactgtatattgtgtggcacagcgtagcggtatactgtatattgtgtggcacagcgtagaggtatactgtatattgtgtggcacagcgtagaggtatactgtatattgaggggcacagtgtagcgtatactgtatattgaggggcacagtgtagaggtatactgtatattgtgtggcacagtgtagcggtatactgtatattgtgtggcacagtgtagaggtatactgtatattgtgtggcacagtgtagaggtatactgtatattgtgtggcacagtgtagaggtatactgtatattgtggggcacagtgtagaggtatactgtatattgtggggcacagtgtagcggtatactgtatattgtggggcacagtgtagcggtatactgtatattgtgtggcacagtgtagaggtatactgtatattgtggggcacagtgtagtggtatactgtatattgtggggcacagtgtagcggtatactgtatattgtgcggcacagtgtagcggtatactgtatattgtgcggcacagtgtagaggtatactgtatattgtgcggcacagtgtagaggtatactgtatattgtgcggcacagtgtagaggtatactgtatattgtgcggcacagtg
This region of Bufo gargarizans isolate SCDJY-AF-19 chromosome 11, ASM1485885v1, whole genome shotgun sequence genomic DNA includes:
- the LOC122921382 gene encoding NACHT, LRR and PYD domains-containing protein 12-like, with protein sequence MPQHQPPKDAERSGLVEDASAVVWPTMEHTALWARLSAEIKSAQLPRTHACKHYNEGLTRKLLETPEKDFPLPVRKLGRVPDLCKQRGFGFIRDLANDRDYYVNRRSVKRKDLPPWLHSLYVNEVVEFTPAEEFQIRHKKHLHERTEKLLENKPPRCDQREESFPFSTRYVNLIIVSTDHFRKRSENELIETGVKHEEYLKRKQNQLLHISRNKLFRWCHRSRLVPRMVMVSGVPGAGKTTLMQKVVYDWVKGDLYQRFSFVFFFKFRELNRLDKVSLETLILHQYPYLEEQLSNILQEPEKLLFIFDGLDESRHNMDFSSRHLGSNPKLPEPCGQIVVSLVRKSLLDGCSVLMTSRPTRLASIDCTVFQRIVEITGFLPEERRMYFQNFFPDPELAEKAFNYVKQNDTLYTFCYLPSYCWITCTVLSRSFQPTSSDQPVSLLPKTVTQLFAIFVANILSNHCLDKSDAQKILQSIGWMAEHGVMNHRIIFDDRDLDCFHVDNTSKLLSSFLMESEEPVSYSFLHLTVQEFFSALVHYVDYSPEKLQKSLKDAKSYPDGRGEMFLRFLCGLSDGSTRSMLTGYLDRQAAQTSIDVITWLNEFNLEDQWMLDNKRHLLSTFFYLYESRNKALVLESLQSHRSLDFSNVRMSALNCTVLRFILDTCTNIEDLNLRGCSLDYEGLERLAPGLHNLQNLRLDNNKLPDTSCIQLASVIRNNPSLKKLDLSGNRLSGPHFSDLMEALSSPACRIERLYLADNRLPDTSCIQLASGIRNNPTLKKLDLSVNSLSGPHFSDLMEALSSPACRIETLQLADNDLPDTSCIQLASVIRNNRYLKRLDLSYNRLSGPHFSDLMETLSSLTCRIEELQLGGNDLPDTSCIQLASVIRNNRSLKILVLSNNSLSGPHFSDLMEALSSPACRIQELDLGRNGLPDTSCIQLASVIRNNQSLKILYLSGNRLSGPHFSDLMEALSSPACRIEELLFRFRGFTACLGPLAYVQLALSWCKGQASLADLPEHLRQMLSGILPCRTEDDNGLQLLVAITSCQTLLTGKIEEVRVESAYYAMMCNNSETELATQRIES